TTAAGAATAATCAGTAAATGTATTACAGTAATCTTTCAAAAAGTAAtcagtaaatatattttattagaagAATGGAGaactaaatataaattataaactgaAACTACAAATAATTGCTCAGCTCAGGTTCAGATTACCAATCATTATAAAAcgcaattaaataaaattagacatTTTTGggtattagtagtattttatacaAAGACGATTCCCCGACCAAGTGACCGacttttaagttttttataatgttgttcatatatttaaaattaaaattagtatatttatatgcaTGAGCAGATGAACtactatattagtattttgaAACAACTTGTACCGTGACCACACCCTATTTTATTTCGATGGCCATTCACAAATAATCTAAACtttatagaaaaatagatGACAAGGTCACTCAATAATTATGACAAGCACTTGgtgttataaaaaaaatccaccCATAATATATACAACCGTGAGCTAAATGTTACGTATATCGGTATATAATTTAATGGATTTAAATGTATCCGTTTAAtaatatctataattaattgtcagagttctattttttttataattatttataacacGAAAAGCGTGATTCCACCGTattttgaaaatggaaaaattgtcaataaaattgcaatttgtTTGACTTTTGATTGTCCCGCGACTTACAAAGttagataattaaatcaaaacttATAACTCTGTTACAATTGTCTAATAACTTAAAATTATCTACGAGtgacattatatttaataacaTGACGTTGTGATGTAGTAttagagaatgaaaaaaatgatggaatataataattgaatgtgacattatttaatgacatgacattttgatgtggtATTACAGAATTAAAAAAACGAAGGATGATCCAATCAAGaacgtttttcttttggaaaaaaccctaaatctgaaaatgatgaaatggaACGACATCGTTTCAGTAAGGATCACCTATAAGATCTCCTACTACATCTCCTGCTATACGCACACAAACATGAGTGATGGACTCCACAATCACTTATCATGTTTGTGGGTACATAGTAGGAGATGTTATAAGTGATCCTTAAGACGTTTTGAGGGTGTTGAGATGACGgtgttttaaataaatgacGCCACGTAGGAAAACATAGGCGTCCACGTCACCACGGAATCACcgaaaattgaaagttatgaGACAATTACGGAAGTGTTATAAGCAATGATTCAATTAGCTAACTTGTGGGATAAATTAGAAAGCATctaaaaattgtgatttaattaacaatatttcTTCTAAAATTGATACTACAAATTTTGCGCCGTCGACAAAACGCCacctctctcacacacacggcacacacacTTCTCTCTTTACAATCTCCATGCAACACACTCTCTCCGCAGTAGGGGAAAGGGGAGAGAGAAACAAACAAGCAAACAGTTtatttctcataaaaaaattgctcATCGCCGCTGCTATAAGAGAAACCAAATCAACCATTTTTCAATCCATTAATAAACCCTCACATCACAATCACATGGCTTCGTCTTGATTTCATTTTCCGCACACACATTGTATACCAACAATCATGCTTTGATTCTTGTGTTTTCTTATTTCCAACACCCAACACCACATGCAGATGCAGTTCTCTCTCTGCATTTTCTATTCGCGCACAACTTTGGCTTTTTTTGCTCTTCCAAGAGACTCTTCCAGATCTACAGTGAACcaattttattcttctatcAGACCGTCAGATTTTATTCATAAAGGTCAGCTTTATTCAgctatttgatttttatccgtgaatttttatcataattttgattgttaaGTTGTAACTGCAtgttcttcatcatcatcgtcgAGTCAGTCAATGCTTGTCTACTCCTCTGCTTCTGCttgttttcgaaaatttcaactGCAATTGGGTGGAACtttgtttgattaaatacAGTGGattaatgaaattgaattgcaaCTCTGGTCCCCAAAATGTTTAGTTGAGGATCAAATCCATGAGTATTGTTGTTCGACATAATTACAAAGTTTGATGAACAACaatcacaaaaatcaaacaaaaatatattggcTGTGTATGTTTCCAGGCACTTATACCTCAAATTCAATAGTGCAAAATTAGTTGTTCATTAGTAGAATATACTGTTACTTTTGCGCTTTACAGATCATAAACTGCTTGTTTAATACCCTTCCTCTCTGTGTTTCTTTTTCAGGTTATAGTTGTAATTGATGCTATATTGCAGAATCTCACAATCAACACAGACTTCACTCTGATCCATCTCAAACCGACGATAACGTTTCAGACATAAGCTCATATTGCATTAGTGGCCTAACTTAGGCACTGATGCCTTTGCCTATCTTGGTTTGGAAATTTTGTAATCTTAAATGGTAGAAGAAACTATGGGTTGCGCTATTGAGACCGGCGAGTCAGAAGAGATGGACATAGTCCTCTCTTCGATGTGGCCGGAGGACATGAATGAAGCCGGGAGGCAGTTCAATGTGGAGAGGCCAGGAGTGGATAAAGACATGCTGGAGGAGGTGACCATCAAGAGGGAGCCTGACATAGTTGATTTCAAGCATCTCATGGAACTCGCTAGCTACACTGAAAAGGGGAACTGGCAGCTGGCTAATTTGGTGAGGAATTGGGAATACAAGCAGGAGAACGCTGTGCGCCTCCTGAGGGAAGAGCTTGACACCCTCAGCAGGCAGCAGCGACAAGCTGAGCTCAAGAAGTTGGAGATATTGGAGGAACATCGGTTTGAAAGAGATGGGTATGGTGGAAACAAGCGTCCCATCTCCATTCTTGATGAGAATCTCAAGTACTTGTATCAAGATGCTCCGAGGAGGAAGCGTGACACTGTCTTCCAAGATGAGAAAATAAGTGTAGATGCTGAATATGACAGTGTGGTTTACTGGAAGCAACATGCTATGAATCTAGAGAAACTCCTAGAGGCTAGCATTAGACGAGAGCAAGTGTTGATGGGGAAATTGCAGGAGAGTATTGAGAAACTGGAAAAGCAGTCGACCCCCGTTGAGGAACTGTCACAGGTTTTGAATAGAGCAGATAATTTCTTGCATTTCGTCTTGCAGAATGCTCCAGTTGTCATAGGCCATCAGGTATATTATCCtcatattttctatttgttttatttccttaCTTCATCATTGAGTAAGCACCATAAACTTTGTAAGTTAACGTATCTAGTGCTAGGAATTCATTTATCATGTATTTACAAACTTCTGATTTTACATTAGCAACTAATGGTTTTCTCATAGTGACTGACCAAGTGCTCCACATTTTCCAGGATAAAGATCTGCGCTACCGGTTCATCTTTAACCATTTTCCGAGTTTGAACGAGGAGGTAAATTGGCAATATCTTACAGTCTCTTGAACTGACTGTTTTAACTTCAAGAATTCCATAACTTCGACTGCTGAGAATCAAAGTTCATCTTTTGGTCTAAAATTTTTATGTGGTGTTGCATATTTTCCTGAATCAACTGCTAGAATGATTCCTCAGAGTAACTAATTTTACAGGATATCATAGGCAAAACAGATGTTGAGATCTTCACCGGCTCTGGTGTAAAGGAATCCCAAGACTTTAAACAAGAAGTGCTGGAAAGAGGATTACCTGCAAAGAGAGAAATAACATTTGAAACTGAGCTGTTTGGATCAAAAACCTTCTTAATCTACGTAGAACCGGTTTTCAGCAAGGCTGGAGAGACAATTGGTGTAAATTATATGGGAATGGAAGTGACTGATCAGGTCAGTTCCATTCTTTACCCTTTTCCTTCCCATAActtgtttatttatctataattccaataactttttgttctgttaatttatctttcttgATGTATTTCAGGTgcgaaaaagagaaaagatggCAAAGATTAGAGAAGAGATGGCTGTACAAAAAGCTAAGGAGACGGAGCTCAACAAAACAATTCATATCACAGGTAACCAAATTTTGGCTGTGATTTCAAGAACCGGCTGTAGATATAGTGCTAACTAATTTTCTCTTGGTAACATTCTTGCAGAGGAATCAATGCGAGCGAAAGAAATGTTGGCTACCATGTCTCATGAGATAAGATCTCCTCTATCCGGAGTCGTAAGCATGGCTGAGATTCTTTCCAATACTAAGCTCGACAAAGAGCAGAGACAGCAGGTGAACGTGATGATGTCTTCTGGTGATTTAGTTCTTCGAATAATCAATGACATCCTTGATCTTTCTAAGGTTGAGTCAGGTGGGAGtttatatcttttctcataAATTCATCTTTGTTCCATCGtctaaattaatatatggAACTAAAATTAGAATCTCACCACTTTGTTTTTTAGGAGCTATGAAACTGGAAGCTGCAAAATTTAGACCAAGAGAGGTAGTTAAACATGTGTTGCAGACAGCAGCTGCATCACTACAGAAATTACTAACCTTAGAAGGAAATGTAGCAGATGATGTTCCTGTGGAGGTAAATGATATTGATCCTAACGGTATTCAAGAGCGAATGGTTTAATTTGTAGACTGGATTATATTAATGGAAACTGCCTATTTTTCAGGTGATCGGAGATGTTCTAAGGATTCGCCAGATTCTAACAAACTTGGTCAGGTGCTTACAGGACTTTCTCGTACATGCATATTACATGCACACAGTTTATGCTATAACAATATTGATAATGATACTTGAATCATATATGAAAAAGTTTTTTCtagaataaatatagttaaatCTAAAGCTCACTTTCTAAACTTTTATGGACTTACTGACTCAGAGACCTTATGTTACATATCCTCTCAATGCAAAagtatttagatttttagttTTGAGTTATGCATGCTTTATTTGTACTAGTGATTATTAATCTACTATATTACACCATAGACAAGCTGATTTATGTATAAAGATATCCGTGTTTTAATGTTTAACAGCAATGCCATCAAATTCACTCGCGAGGGCAAGGTTGGGATAAAGCTTTATGTAGTGCCAGAGCCGCACATTTTAAGCAATCAAAAGTCTTGGAAAGCTCCTGCAGATCAGTCCTCTAATTCATCAAACACAAGAAAAGACTCATCCGTGAGTCGAAGCCAGAGGGGCAGTCATGGATGTCATGAGGAAGAAGGTATTggtgtaaaaaatgaattaaaaaacatGCTCAATGATCAAGAGAGAGATGGGACACCAACGGAAGAAGAAAAAGCTAGCCATTCTAATCCTCAAGAATCAGTAGTGTGGATTCGGTGTGATGTTTATGACACGGGGATCGGAATACCAGGTATGTGCTCAAATTCATGGTTCTATTTTTTGCTTCCATTTTCAAACTCATTTGATGGGAACTGAATATGATAATCGCCTCTGTTGATCCTTATGTGACAGAACATGCGATTCCCACTCTGTTCAAGAAATACACGCAAGCAGGAGCGGATACTGCTAGAAAGTACGGTGGGACAGGATTAGGACTTGCAATCTGTAAACAATTGGTGAGTTATCATCAccttaaaattttgattcgaGTTTCTCCTTCTCAAGAAGTTGATCTTCCTTAGACATAATGACTAGACTAACAGGCTTTCTAGATGGTAGCTGAATTTTTCATCTACTTTTCTGCTGCTTCTACttgtttatttcaaaatcactgtttttacacatttttgttttgtgaataGGTTGAGCTCATGGGTGGTCAACTAACTGTATCAAGTGTAGAAGACAAAGGGTCTACTTTCATGTTTATACTACCCTGTAAAGTTTCAGCAGTCTCTGATAGTTCAGACGAGCTCTCGGATATGGATAACCAAGAGGTCTCAGATGATGAAGATTTACATGCAGGAAGTTTTCTGTTTGAACCGCGCACTTTGGGTTCTTTACTTTCGTCTCAAAGTTCCGGAAGGATCCAAAAGCTCTCGCCAATCACCTATGGCGTTGATCCCACTCAGAATTACGATGGTTTGTTGGAGGATTCTTCGTCACCCTCTAGTAGCATTACATGTCAGGAGATGAGTTCAGAGGAAGATGCATATTTAGCTGCCATGGACACATCTTTGGAAGTTAATGTTTCACCGAACCGGAGCTTAAATTCGGATAACTTAGATTCAGCTGAAATGAATGAACAGACACACTGCTGTAGTGAAATATCCCAGCCAAGCATTACCCAAGAAAGATGTCAAGCTGAGGGAAGTTCCGAGTGTTCTTCCAGAAAGAACAATGAAGGTCAAAAGGCTGAGGTCAAACCGAAGATTCTTCTCGTGGAAGATAACAAGATCAACGTGATTGTTGCCAAGTCAATGATGAAGCAGTTGGGACACAACATAGATATTGTCAATAACGGAGCAGAAGCTGTGCGTGCAGTTCAGTGCAAAGACTACGATCTCATTCTAATGGTATGCTTAAAACTAGAGCAATAAGTATAAAACTGCAACATGGTTTTCTGgtcctttttattttgattaattaataattgttgATATCACAGGATGTATGCATGCCAGTAATGGATGGACTTCAAGCCACAAGATTGATACGATCTTTTGAGGAAACAGGTAGTTGGGACGATGCAGTGAAAGCAGGAGTCGAGCTGCAGTTACCACCCCAACATTCTTCCCCAAAATTTCAACAGGAAATACCAAGAAAGAGGACACCAATCATTGCAGTAAGCACTTGATTTTCTTGTACTGTTATTTTGTTCGTCGATCAAATGCTCTAAAATCTATTGATCTTCTGCAGATGACAGCAAACGCATTATCAGAGAGTGCTGATGATTGTTTTGCTAATGGTATGGATTCATTTGTATCAAAGCCGGTTAATTTCCAGAACTTGAAGCAGTGTTTGCAGCAATATATACCAGagtagtaatagtagtactagtcGTAGTAGCAGCTGTAAATGGTAAGCATCATGtatagaaaagaaatgagtTAGGGAAGTTTTGACATCAATGTATAGCATCTGCAGAATCTTATATACAGTGCagaatagtagtagtatgattttattaatttagtataataTCATCAACCGTCATGATCTCGTCAAtctttctttctatttatatatttatctttacaataaaatcataacaatattaacaattctttccatataaatatcaaatcagaaatcacaattaaaatatactccctccgttttctAATAAGAGTCCTATTTGATTTGATCACGAATTTtcatgtaaagaaaaatagtttGAATAAAGTTAGTATAATATAGATCCCATAATATATATCGGTTGGTGGAATATATGatttcttattatttatgataaaagtgaacaTGACTATTAATAAGGGAcggaaatgacaaaataaaacttcaatGGAAGGGGACGACGGAGGGGGtaactaatactcctactactattttgttaagaaaataaacattttcacaattgaaaaaaatatttgcaaCATACAGGGGCAGAGTGTGATCAATTTCTAACTTTCTTANNNNNNNNNNNNNNNNNNNNNNNNNNNNNNNNNNNNNNNNNNNNNNNNNNNNNNNNNNNNNNNNNNNNNNNNNNNNNNNNNNNNNNNNNNNNNNNNNNNNACATCCTTGTAGACTTTCGGGGATCCTAGTTTTAGGAACACATTACCCACACCAACTACCTCGAAGAGGCTTGTTTCCCATACATATCAACAAACCATTCATTTGGATTATTACCATGGTCCACGCCGAAGACATTGCGACCACCTCGTgatctttgttgtttataacaaCACGTTCAAATAATTTGCACAATATTGTCTCCAACAATAAGTACACAATTATTGAACCATATGTGCATTGGTATATTCAACACCACATGCATCTCAATTATTACTACCAAGTCTAAATTGGTCTGCTTGTTAAATGACAAACGATAAACACAATTCTCAAGAGAATAGCTCTCAAAGAATTAaccacttcatttttatcccGTTATTTCTAACAATATGATTTTACTctaaccatttacactaaactcaaacttaaaagaatattctctatattatgctctttttactcacaaaatttaaaaaacttttAGGTTTTgatttagtgtaaacctaatgaaagataagtattttttttttcaaaaatcaaaaataggATTGATTTTTGAGTACTGTTCGAGCTAAATACCTATcttattttaggttttagtgtatccttggagatggtcttagcCTTCTTACTGTAACTTTgtcaaaacataaataaaataaaaatataagaacaCATATTTTCATAGGTCATTTTTGGTCATATAACTCCAAGATAGATGAGTTATTTATgataagtaaaaaaaactGCTCACCAATGTTCTATACATAAGTTTACCAAGTATACATGATCACACCTCAAACCAACCTACACGGCTACACCACCACCAAATCTAAACCCaaagaaatggagaaaaaacaACAGAAACCACACTGCCTAATCCTGCCATATCCACTCCAAGGCCACATAAACCCTATGATCCAATTCTCCAAACGCTTAGCCCACAAAGGCATCACAATCACCTTCGCCGTACCGCAAGGCATCCTCACCTCTTCTGCCGCCGGCAACATCGCCGTCGAGACCATCTCCGACGGCTACGACTCCGCCGCCAACAGAGCCGGCGTCGGCCCGCAGGAGCGTCTGCTCAGCTTCAAAACGGCCGGGACGGAGTCAACGTCCCGACTCATCGAGAAGCT
The genomic region above belongs to Salvia hispanica cultivar TCC Black 2014 chromosome 3, UniMelb_Shisp_WGS_1.0, whole genome shotgun sequence and contains:
- the LOC125217068 gene encoding histidine kinase 5-like — translated: MVEETMGCAIETGESEEMDIVLSSMWPEDMNEAGRQFNVERPGVDKDMLEEVTIKREPDIVDFKHLMELASYTEKGNWQLANLVRNWEYKQENAVRLLREELDTLSRQQRQAELKKLEILEEHRFERDGYGGNKRPISILDENLKYLYQDAPRRKRDTVFQDEKISVDAEYDSVVYWKQHAMNLEKLLEASIRREQVLMGKLQESIEKLEKQSTPVEELSQVLNRADNFLHFVLQNAPVVIGHQDKDLRYRFIFNHFPSLNEEDIIGKTDVEIFTGSGVKESQDFKQEVLERGLPAKREITFETELFGSKTFLIYVEPVFSKAGETIGVNYMGMEVTDQVRKREKMAKIREEMAVQKAKETELNKTIHITEESMRAKEMLATMSHEIRSPLSGVVSMAEILSNTKLDKEQRQQVNVMMSSGDLVLRIINDILDLSKVESGAMKLEAAKFRPREVVKHVLQTAAASLQKLLTLEGNVADDVPVEVIGDVLRIRQILTNLVSNAIKFTREGKVGIKLYVVPEPHILSNQKSWKAPADQSSNSSNTRKDSSVSRSQRGSHGCHEEEGIGVKNELKNMLNDQERDGTPTEEEKASHSNPQESVVWIRCDVYDTGIGIPEHAIPTLFKKYTQAGADTARKYGGTGLGLAICKQLVELMGGQLTVSSVEDKGSTFMFILPCKVSAVSDSSDELSDMDNQEVSDDEDLHAGSFLFEPRTLGSLLSSQSSGRIQKLSPITYGVDPTQNYDGLLEDSSSPSSSITCQEMSSEEDAYLAAMDTSLEVNVSPNRSLNSDNLDSAEMNEQTHCCSEISQPSITQERCQAEGSSECSSRKNNEGQKAEVKPKILLVEDNKINVIVAKSMMKQLGHNIDIVNNGAEAVRAVQCKDYDLILMDVCMPVMDGLQATRLIRSFEETGSWDDAVKAGVELQLPPQHSSPKFQQEIPRKRTPIIAMTANALSESADDCFANGMDSFVSKPVNFQNLKQCLQQYIPE